A genomic segment from Halomonas sp. GD1P12 encodes:
- a CDS encoding agmatine/peptidylarginine deiminase, with protein sequence MATFPYRLLPEWHPQDGLQLTWPRADGDWQPLLERIEATMERIVLAAARYQRVIVSVPDAATCARLESRFATLGVPRERLLLVEADTDDTWARDHGPLGVMAEDGDMALLDYTFTGWGGKFPARRDNALTRALEAQNVWACQVLPRALVLEGGGIETDGQGTLLTTKACLLNPNRNPTLSQAEVEQALKADFGVERILWLENGYLEGDDTDSHIDTLARFCSVDTIAYVRCDDELDPHHTALKAMEAELKALRQPNGEPYRLIALPWPATALDPDDGHRLPATYANFTIINGAVLVPTYADPADLEALNALAQAFPERQIVPIECHSVIRQHGSLHCLTMQLPKGTLNPARFKEAS encoded by the coding sequence TTGGCAACTTTCCCTTACCGTTTGCTGCCGGAATGGCACCCTCAGGACGGCCTGCAGCTCACCTGGCCGCGCGCCGACGGCGACTGGCAGCCGCTTTTAGAGCGCATCGAGGCAACGATGGAGCGCATCGTGCTGGCCGCTGCGCGCTATCAGCGCGTTATAGTAAGCGTGCCGGACGCCGCCACGTGTGCGCGCCTGGAGTCCCGCTTTGCGACCCTTGGCGTACCCCGCGAGCGGCTGCTTCTTGTCGAGGCCGACACCGACGATACCTGGGCGCGAGATCATGGCCCGCTTGGCGTTATGGCGGAAGACGGTGACATGGCGCTGCTCGATTACACCTTCACGGGCTGGGGCGGCAAGTTTCCTGCTCGCCGAGACAACGCCCTGACACGCGCGCTCGAGGCGCAGAACGTCTGGGCCTGTCAGGTGCTGCCACGGGCGCTGGTGCTCGAAGGGGGCGGTATCGAAACCGACGGCCAGGGAACGTTACTGACGACCAAAGCGTGCCTTTTGAACCCGAACCGTAATCCAACGCTTTCCCAGGCAGAGGTCGAGCAAGCGCTCAAGGCAGACTTTGGCGTCGAGCGCATTCTGTGGCTCGAAAACGGCTATCTCGAAGGCGACGACACCGACAGCCACATCGACACCCTGGCGCGCTTTTGCAGCGTTGACACCATCGCCTACGTGCGCTGCGACGACGAGTTAGACCCGCACCATACGGCACTAAAAGCGATGGAGGCCGAGCTCAAGGCGTTGCGCCAGCCAAACGGCGAGCCCTACCGCTTGATCGCCCTGCCCTGGCCTGCCACGGCGCTCGACCCGGACGACGGCCACCGGCTGCCGGCGACCTACGCCAACTTCACCATCATCAACGGCGCCGTACTCGTGCCGACCTACGCCGACCCGGCGGATCTGGAGGCGCTCAACGCCCTGGCTCAGGCGTTTCCCGAGCGCCAGATCGTTCCCATCGAGTGCCACAGCGTGATTCGCCAGCACGGCAGCCTGCACTGCCTGACCATGCAGCTACCCAAGGGCACGCTCAACCCTGCCCGTTTCAAGGAGGCCTCATGA
- a CDS encoding carbon-nitrogen hydrolase, translating to MSRELTVAVIQQNAWPDKEKSLAASEEGVRAAAGRGAKLVLLQELHATHYFCQYEDPALFDLAEPLDGPTSQRLEALARELDIVLVGSIFEKRAAGLYHNTAVVFDGARGRVGQYRKMHIPDDPGFYEKFYFTPGDVDERRGEGFTPIDTSVGRLGVLVCWDQWYPEAARLMALSGAELLLYPTAIGWDKTDDEQEQARQKEAWTLVQRAHGVANGLPVLVANRVGFEPDHSGVGSGIDFWGGSFVCGPQGELLAHASDETEQLVVTLDMEKSERTRRIWPYLRDRRVDGYGDLTRRYRD from the coding sequence ATGAGCCGAGAACTGACCGTCGCCGTCATTCAGCAAAACGCCTGGCCGGACAAGGAGAAGAGCCTTGCGGCCTCCGAAGAGGGCGTACGCGCCGCCGCCGGGCGCGGGGCGAAGCTTGTGCTGCTCCAGGAGCTTCACGCCACCCACTACTTCTGTCAGTACGAGGACCCGGCGCTTTTTGACCTGGCCGAGCCGCTGGATGGGCCGACGAGCCAGCGCCTGGAAGCGCTCGCCCGCGAGCTCGACATCGTGCTGGTCGGCTCGATTTTCGAAAAGCGCGCCGCGGGGCTCTATCACAACACCGCGGTGGTTTTCGACGGCGCGCGTGGCCGGGTCGGCCAGTACCGCAAGATGCACATTCCCGACGATCCGGGCTTTTATGAGAAGTTCTACTTCACCCCGGGCGACGTCGATGAGCGCCGGGGCGAAGGCTTCACACCGATCGATACCTCGGTCGGCCGGCTCGGCGTGCTGGTGTGCTGGGATCAGTGGTATCCGGAAGCGGCGCGGCTGATGGCGCTCTCCGGTGCAGAGCTGCTGCTCTATCCCACCGCGATCGGCTGGGACAAGACCGACGACGAGCAGGAACAGGCCCGCCAGAAGGAGGCGTGGACGCTTGTTCAGCGTGCCCACGGCGTGGCCAACGGCCTGCCGGTGCTGGTCGCCAACCGGGTCGGCTTCGAGCCGGACCACTCCGGCGTCGGCTCGGGCATCGACTTCTGGGGCGGCAGCTTCGTCTGCGGCCCTCAGGGCGAGCTTCTGGCCCACGCCAGCGACGAGACCGAGCAGCTGGTGGTCACTCTCGACATGGAAAAAAGCGAGCGCACCCGGCGCATCTGGCCCTACCTGCGCGACCGCCGCGTGGACGGCTACGGCGATCTGACGCGGCGCTATCGCGACTGA
- a CDS encoding Nudix family hydrolase, with protein MVKRRVHVAAAAIVSADKKHVLIARRPSNVDHGGLWEFPGGKLAPYETGLEGLKRELHEELGVEIRRAQPLIRVHHEYSDKHILLDVWQVHEFAGEPFGREGQAVRWVAMEDLVGYPFPAANLPILRAVMLPKEYLITGEEPDNERFESLLRRALDEDGVRLVQLRAKGLARDAYVQRAQTALALCREFGARLLLNGEPELLEQVDADGIHLTSQRLMELERRPIGEGKWLSASTHDQTQLDKAATLGCDFVTLSPLRTTPSHPDVAPMGWHDFQQLVERAGMPVFALGGMTRFDANHARAVGAQGIASIRDFWK; from the coding sequence ATGGTAAAACGACGGGTTCACGTCGCCGCGGCCGCCATCGTCAGCGCCGATAAAAAGCACGTACTGATCGCACGACGGCCCTCCAACGTGGATCACGGCGGGCTGTGGGAGTTTCCCGGCGGCAAGCTCGCGCCCTACGAAACCGGGCTCGAGGGCTTGAAGCGCGAGCTTCACGAAGAGCTCGGTGTCGAGATCCGTCGCGCCCAGCCGCTCATTCGCGTTCACCATGAGTACAGCGACAAGCATATCCTGCTCGACGTTTGGCAGGTGCACGAATTTGCCGGCGAGCCGTTCGGGCGTGAAGGCCAGGCGGTTCGCTGGGTCGCGATGGAGGATCTGGTCGGTTATCCCTTCCCGGCGGCAAATCTGCCCATTTTGCGCGCGGTGATGCTGCCCAAGGAGTACCTGATCACCGGCGAGGAGCCGGACAATGAGCGCTTTGAAAGCCTTCTGCGCCGCGCGCTCGACGAGGACGGCGTTCGCCTCGTTCAACTGCGTGCGAAGGGCCTTGCGCGCGATGCCTACGTACAGCGCGCGCAAACGGCGCTGGCGCTGTGCCGCGAGTTCGGCGCCAGACTTCTGCTCAACGGCGAGCCCGAGCTTCTGGAGCAGGTCGACGCCGACGGCATTCACCTGACCAGCCAGCGCCTGATGGAGCTCGAGCGGCGCCCGATCGGCGAGGGCAAGTGGCTTTCTGCCTCGACCCACGATCAAACTCAGCTCGACAAGGCGGCCACGCTTGGCTGCGATTTCGTCACGCTGTCGCCGCTTCGCACCACGCCGTCGCACCCGGATGTGGCCCCCATGGGCTGGCACGACTTTCAGCAGCTCGTCGAGCGTGCCGGCATGCCGGTATTCGCGCTGGGCGGGATGACGCGTTTCGATGCCAACCACGCCCGCGCCGTTGGCGCCCAGGGCATCGCCTCGATTCGCGATTTCTGGAAATAG
- the argJ gene encoding bifunctional glutamate N-acetyltransferase/amino-acid acetyltransferase ArgJ, with the protein MAVGHCPFPTMAPLEGVRLGSAMAGIKKPQRRDLVVIELPATAVTAAVFTQNAFCAAPVITAKSHLAATPSSRYWVINTGNANAGTGEKGLEDARRTCEAAAEQAGVSSEQVLPFSTGVIGEPLPMERLLAGLPDAFKALSSDSEAWKLAGEGILTTDTRAKGATVTAEIDGERFSINGITKGSGMIKPNMATMLGFVVTDVRIEQSLLQRLLRETVDRSFNAITVDSDTSTNDACMLASTNTGVRVETDEQIAVFRQALQGVMTELAQSIIRDGEGATKFVTLDVEGAMTRQEALDVGFTVAHSPLVKTALYASDANWGRILAAVGRAPVDNFDVSRVVIDLGDVRLVENGGRAASYSEQAGSRVMKGEEITIRIDLGRGETRATVWTSDLSHDYVSINADYRS; encoded by the coding sequence ATGGCGGTGGGTCACTGTCCGTTTCCAACAATGGCGCCTCTTGAAGGGGTACGCCTGGGCTCCGCCATGGCGGGGATCAAAAAGCCCCAGCGCCGCGATCTGGTGGTCATCGAGCTTCCAGCCACCGCCGTAACGGCGGCGGTGTTTACTCAAAATGCGTTTTGCGCTGCGCCGGTCATTACCGCCAAATCGCATCTGGCGGCAACGCCGTCCTCACGCTACTGGGTCATCAATACCGGCAACGCCAACGCCGGTACCGGCGAAAAGGGGCTTGAAGACGCCAGGCGCACCTGTGAGGCAGCGGCCGAGCAGGCCGGTGTCTCCAGCGAGCAGGTGCTGCCGTTCTCCACCGGCGTGATCGGCGAGCCGCTGCCCATGGAGCGGCTGCTGGCGGGGCTCCCTGATGCGTTTAAAGCGCTATCCAGTGACAGCGAGGCCTGGAAGCTTGCCGGTGAGGGGATACTGACCACCGATACCCGCGCCAAGGGTGCCACGGTCACCGCCGAGATCGATGGCGAGCGCTTTAGTATCAACGGCATCACCAAAGGCTCGGGCATGATCAAGCCCAACATGGCCACGATGCTTGGGTTCGTGGTGACCGATGTCCGTATCGAGCAGTCGCTTTTGCAGCGGCTTTTGCGCGAAACCGTGGACCGCTCCTTCAACGCGATCACGGTGGATAGCGACACCTCGACCAACGACGCCTGCATGCTCGCCTCGACCAACACCGGCGTGCGCGTGGAAACCGATGAACAGATCGCAGTGTTTCGCCAGGCGCTGCAGGGCGTGATGACCGAGCTTGCCCAATCGATCATTCGCGATGGTGAAGGGGCGACCAAGTTCGTCACTCTGGACGTTGAAGGCGCAATGACCCGCCAGGAGGCGCTGGACGTCGGCTTCACCGTAGCGCACTCGCCGCTGGTAAAGACCGCGCTTTATGCCAGTGACGCCAACTGGGGGCGGATTCTCGCCGCCGTCGGGCGCGCGCCGGTCGATAACTTCGACGTCAGCCGCGTGGTGATCGATCTGGGTGATGTGCGTCTGGTCGAAAACGGCGGCCGGGCGGCGAGCTACTCTGAGCAGGCGGGCAGTCGGGTGATGAAGGGGGAGGAGATTACCATTCGTATCGATCTGGGCCGGGGCGAGACGCGCGCAACCGTCTGGACCTCGGATCTGTCGCACGACTACGTCTCCATCAACGCCGACTATCGAAGCTAG
- the secA gene encoding preprotein translocase subunit SecA, whose translation MINTLLRKAIGSKNDRDVKRMTKSVQDVNKLEAEIEALDDAALQAQTGELRTRLESGESLDKLLPHAFAVVREASKRVMGMRHFDVQMVGGMTLHRGRIAEMKTGEGKTLVATLAVYLNALPAKGVHVVTVNDYLARRDAEWMRPLYEFLGLTVGVIFSGQTGEEKRHAYKCDITYGTNNEFGFDYLRDNMAFSLEEKVQRDLHFAIVDEVDSILIDEARTPLIISGAVDENTELYNVVNGLAQHLERGEVSEDDETPVSGDFVLDEKQKQVELTEQGHNKVEEMMRSQGLLGEHDSLYAAQNLNLLQHMHSALRARNLYQRDVDYIVVEGQVVIVDEHTGRSMPGRRWSEGLHQAVEAKEGVTVQRESQTLASTTFQNYFRLYEKLAGMTGTADTEAFEFRQIYGLDVVVIPTNRPLARKDLNDLVYLSGEEKFEAIIKDVQKVTEAGRPVLVGTASIETSEYLAQLMRNAGMQFNVLNAKQHQSEAEIIAQAGRPGAVTIATNMAGRGTDIMLGGNWEADVAKLDNPDEGQIAALKADWQQRHDAVLEAGGLHVIGSERHESRRIDNQLRGRAGRQGDPGSTRFFLSLEDSLMRLFGSDRVKRLMQALGLERGEAIEHKMVSNAVERAQKKVEGRNFDIRKQLLEYDDVANDQRRVIYEQRNDVLAANEVSEAVIGIREEVMESTISDYVPPQSLAEQWDLPGLEAHLKTEFNLDAPVTQWAAEDDRFSEEKLRERLQTMHREAYDAKIAAAGQALIQRFEKQVMLQVLDTRWKEHLQSMDHLRRGIHLRGYAQKNPKQEYKREAFELFQQLLINIKEDVTRILSHVQVRQPEEVDALEQKRREDAAREKAAASEAQRAADSGGAEAPASRLDGGSEAAPQRREAPKVGRNDPCTCGSGKKYKQCCGKLQ comes from the coding sequence ATGATTAACACATTATTGCGCAAGGCCATTGGCTCCAAGAACGACCGCGACGTGAAACGCATGACGAAAAGCGTGCAGGACGTCAACAAGCTCGAAGCCGAGATCGAGGCGCTGGACGACGCCGCGCTACAGGCGCAGACCGGCGAGCTACGTACGCGCCTGGAGTCCGGCGAATCGCTGGACAAGCTGTTGCCCCACGCCTTTGCGGTCGTGCGCGAGGCGAGTAAGCGCGTCATGGGCATGCGCCACTTCGATGTTCAGATGGTCGGTGGCATGACGCTTCACCGCGGGCGCATTGCGGAAATGAAAACCGGCGAGGGCAAGACGCTGGTGGCGACGCTGGCGGTCTATCTCAACGCGCTGCCCGCCAAGGGCGTGCACGTGGTCACGGTCAACGACTACCTGGCCCGGCGTGACGCCGAGTGGATGCGCCCGCTCTACGAATTTCTCGGATTGACCGTGGGCGTCATCTTCTCGGGCCAGACCGGTGAAGAGAAGCGTCACGCCTACAAGTGCGATATCACCTACGGCACCAACAACGAGTTCGGTTTCGACTACCTGCGCGACAACATGGCGTTCTCGCTGGAAGAGAAGGTGCAGCGCGACCTGCACTTCGCCATTGTCGATGAGGTCGACTCCATCCTGATCGATGAGGCGCGCACGCCCTTGATCATCTCCGGCGCGGTGGACGAGAACACCGAGCTCTACAACGTGGTCAACGGCCTGGCGCAGCACCTCGAGCGTGGCGAAGTGAGCGAGGACGACGAAACGCCGGTCAGCGGCGACTTCGTGCTCGATGAGAAGCAAAAGCAGGTCGAGCTTACCGAGCAGGGCCACAACAAGGTCGAGGAGATGATGCGCTCCCAGGGCCTGCTGGGCGAACACGACTCGCTCTACGCCGCCCAGAACCTGAATCTTCTCCAGCACATGCACTCGGCGCTGCGCGCGCGCAATCTCTACCAGCGTGACGTGGACTACATCGTCGTCGAAGGCCAGGTGGTGATCGTCGACGAGCACACCGGGCGCAGCATGCCGGGCCGTCGCTGGTCCGAAGGCTTGCACCAGGCCGTGGAAGCGAAAGAGGGCGTGACCGTGCAGCGCGAGAGTCAGACGCTTGCCTCCACGACCTTTCAGAACTACTTCCGTCTCTACGAGAAGCTCGCCGGCATGACCGGCACCGCCGATACCGAAGCCTTCGAGTTCCGTCAGATCTATGGCCTCGACGTGGTGGTCATCCCGACCAACCGGCCGCTCGCGCGCAAGGACTTGAACGACCTGGTCTATCTCAGCGGCGAAGAGAAGTTCGAAGCGATCATCAAGGACGTCCAAAAGGTGACCGAAGCGGGTCGCCCGGTGCTGGTGGGTACCGCTTCGATCGAGACCTCCGAGTACCTGGCCCAGCTGATGCGAAACGCCGGCATGCAGTTCAACGTACTCAATGCCAAGCAGCACCAGAGCGAGGCCGAGATCATCGCTCAGGCCGGTCGTCCTGGGGCCGTCACCATCGCCACCAACATGGCCGGACGCGGTACCGACATCATGCTCGGCGGCAACTGGGAAGCGGATGTCGCCAAGCTCGACAACCCTGACGAGGGGCAGATCGCCGCGCTCAAGGCCGACTGGCAACAGCGCCACGATGCGGTGCTCGAGGCGGGCGGGCTGCACGTGATCGGCTCCGAGCGCCACGAGTCGCGGCGCATCGACAACCAGCTTCGCGGCCGCGCCGGTCGTCAGGGCGACCCGGGCTCCACGCGCTTCTTCCTGTCACTGGAAGATAGTCTCATGCGTTTGTTCGGCTCCGACCGGGTCAAGCGCCTGATGCAGGCACTGGGACTCGAGCGCGGTGAGGCGATCGAGCACAAGATGGTGTCGAACGCCGTCGAGCGGGCGCAGAAGAAGGTCGAAGGACGCAACTTCGACATTCGTAAGCAGCTTCTGGAGTACGACGACGTCGCCAACGATCAGCGCCGGGTAATCTACGAGCAGCGCAATGACGTGCTGGCCGCCAATGAGGTATCCGAGGCGGTGATAGGCATTCGTGAAGAGGTGATGGAGAGCACCATCAGCGACTACGTACCGCCCCAAAGCCTGGCCGAACAGTGGGATCTTCCCGGGCTCGAAGCGCACCTGAAAACCGAGTTCAACCTCGACGCGCCGGTCACCCAGTGGGCTGCCGAGGACGATCGCTTCAGCGAAGAGAAGCTCAGAGAGCGCCTGCAGACCATGCACCGCGAAGCGTATGACGCCAAGATCGCCGCCGCCGGTCAGGCGCTGATCCAGCGCTTCGAGAAGCAGGTCATGCTCCAGGTCCTCGATACCCGCTGGAAAGAGCACCTGCAATCGATGGATCACCTGCGCCGGGGTATTCACCTGCGCGGCTACGCGCAGAAAAACCCCAAGCAGGAGTACAAGCGCGAAGCCTTCGAGCTTTTCCAGCAGCTTCTGATCAACATCAAGGAAGACGTGACGCGTATCCTGAGCCACGTGCAGGTGCGTCAGCCCGAAGAGGTAGACGCTCTCGAGCAGAAGCGCCGTGAAGACGCCGCGCGCGAAAAGGCAGCCGCCTCCGAGGCCCAGCGCGCCGCGGACTCAGGCGGCGCCGAGGCCCCGGCTTCACGCCTGGACGGCGGTAGCGAAGCCGCCCCGCAGCGGCGCGAAGCGCCGAAGGTCGGGCGTAACGACCCGTGCACCTGCGGCTCTGGCAAGAAGTACAAGCAGTGCTGTGGCAAGCTTCAATGA